ATTGGTTCACAATCGAGTTCTGCAACAATCTCGACAGGATTTTTAACCTTTTTTGTAAGACGGCGTATCCTTCTTAGTCTTTCAATTCCAATGAAATGCTCTGCCATCACTTTAGCAAAAGGAGACAATGTTACTTTTCCGTTGCTCAAAGAAATATATCCCTCTTTTTTCAGAACCGGATACACATCAGACATCTCTCCAACCATCTTTTCACACATCTGATGAAGGCCTGCCTCATCACCTTTACATACAACTGCGTGCGATACAAACTCTTCTGATGATTCCTCATCATCATATACAGGCGCAACCTCCTCCATTTCACCTTTAAGAAGGCTTATTGCAACCTCTTCCTCAGTAAGTCTGCTCTCACGTGAATAACCTGCACCAGGCTCGGCTAAAATTACAACTTTCCCAAGATCATGATAATCCGGCCTTCCGGCACGACCCATCATCTGGTAAAAATCCTGAACGGTAAGCCATTTAATCCCCATTGCAAGTGCATCAAATATGACCTGGGATGCAGGAAAATCAACGCCTGCCGCAAGTGCAGCTGTAGTAACCACAGCTGAAATTTCTCCTTTTTCAAACTTTTCCTCAACGAAACGCCTTTCTTTTGCACTCAGACCTGCATGATAAGCCTGTGCTTTTCCTCCAATTGCATCCGCAATCTCATGGCATCTGGCTCTTGAAAAAGTAAAAACAATCGACTGCCCCTTATACCCTTTTGATGATTTATTGCGATATTCTCTTGTAACAAGACTTTTAATTGCATCAATTTTTTGTTTTCGATCAACAAAAATCAAATGACGTTCAAGTGGAACAGGTCTTTCATTGTATGTAACCAGATTTGCTCCTAATTTCTCTGCCAGAAGGTGCGGCATTCCAATTGTAGCGCTAAGATACAAAAACTGCGCATTTGGTGCTACATATTTTAGCCTTGAAATAAGCCCGTCAAGCCTGTGGCCGCGTTCAGAATCTTCAAGCGTCTGAACTTCATCAATAACTACAGTTCCAATATTTGGAATTGTTCTTCCTCTTCTTAAGATATTGTCAATCCCTTCATACGTTCCTACAATTATATTTGCCTTAAGAGTCCTTTTTGCTTTAACCTTTGTTTCAGGCAAATTTATTCTTGAAACACCTGTCTGCAAAGCCACATCCAAAAACGCATACCTCTCTGAAAAACGGTTGTACTTCTGGTTTGCAAGAGCTACAAGAGGAACTAAAAAAAGCATATTCCCACGACCTTCTGACTGGTTTTTAACTCCTGCCAGCTCACCAATGAAAGTCTTTCCACTCGCGGTTGCGGCAACAACAAGCTGATCTTTTCCTTCCAAAAGGCCTGCTTTTACACAAAGCTCCTGAACAGGCATCAGTCTTTCAACGCCGGATGCATCCTTAAAAGCCTGCGGAAGAGACAGATCTTTTAAATAAGTAGTCCTTGGAACCTTGTGCGACTCAAGAATATCAAAAACAGTATCCTTTAAATTCACCCTTTCAGGCTGAACCATTGAAAGCACTTTGTCAAGATCCATGTACAGACTAAGAAGCCTTTCAAGATGTGCAGTAGAGATTCCACCCATCTTTCCAAGAAAACCAATCTCACGCCTCAGCTCTTTTTCAGCACAGTCCAGACAGATATACTCTTTTCCATATTTTACCGCGTTTTTATTCTTTAGAGGTGTTATTCTGTTCTCTAATATGCAGGTGCGGCATGCACGAAGATAACTGAAATTTATCTGGAGATCGTTTAAAAACGCCTCAAAATTTTTGCTCTCACCAGTCAGTCTGACATCAGCGTTTCTAAGTCTTGATATCAAATCCTTTGTCGGTGTATTTGAATACTGACGTTTTCCGGGAGTCCTCAGTCGGTAATTTTTCGGCCTGAACCCTTTTGATGTTTTGGATAGTTCAACAGCACCTTCAGCTTCAACAAAATGCCGATCATAAAAAAAGAGTTTATAATCTCCGCGTTGCGGATGGACAATGATTTTCATGGAGATATCAAATCGTGAATTATATAGCGGAGACCTGAAGATTCCAGCCTTTTTAGAAAGTCTGTAAAATCTTCATCAACAATCACTATTGCACTTTCAAGACCATGTATTCCGGCTTCAATTACTCCTTCCGCCGCACCAAAGAATGTGTTTGCCTTCATACCCGAATTTTTTATCGCAATATCGGCCTCTATCCC
The genomic region above belongs to Methanomicrobium antiquum and contains:
- a CDS encoding DEAD/DEAH box helicase; the protein is MKIIVHPQRGDYKLFFYDRHFVEAEGAVELSKTSKGFRPKNYRLRTPGKRQYSNTPTKDLISRLRNADVRLTGESKNFEAFLNDLQINFSYLRACRTCILENRITPLKNKNAVKYGKEYICLDCAEKELRREIGFLGKMGGISTAHLERLLSLYMDLDKVLSMVQPERVNLKDTVFDILESHKVPRTTYLKDLSLPQAFKDASGVERLMPVQELCVKAGLLEGKDQLVVAATASGKTFIGELAGVKNQSEGRGNMLFLVPLVALANQKYNRFSERYAFLDVALQTGVSRINLPETKVKAKRTLKANIIVGTYEGIDNILRRGRTIPNIGTVVIDEVQTLEDSERGHRLDGLISRLKYVAPNAQFLYLSATIGMPHLLAEKLGANLVTYNERPVPLERHLIFVDRKQKIDAIKSLVTREYRNKSSKGYKGQSIVFTFSRARCHEIADAIGGKAQAYHAGLSAKERRFVEEKFEKGEISAVVTTAALAAGVDFPASQVIFDALAMGIKWLTVQDFYQMMGRAGRPDYHDLGKVVILAEPGAGYSRESRLTEEEVAISLLKGEMEEVAPVYDDEESSEEFVSHAVVCKGDEAGLHQMCEKMVGEMSDVYPVLKKEGYISLSNGKVTLSPFAKVMAEHFIGIERLRRIRRLTKKVKNPVEIVAELDCEPIEESASSKR